The genomic stretch ACTCCACGTCGCCATGAAAGCCGCTGACGTCATTGACAATCGACGCTCCCGCCTGTAGACACTCCGCGGCAACCTTCGCATAGGTCGTATCCACTGACAGCGGCACAGTCACCTTCCCGCGCAGCTTCTCAAATACCGGAATCAGCCGCCGCAACTGCTCGTCCGCATCCACCGCATCGCTTCCGGGGCGTGTGGACTCCGCTCCAAGATCCAGAAGATCCGCGCCATCCTGTATCAGTTGCAACGCATGGTCCGCCGCGCTCTGCGCATCGAAGAAACGTCCGCCATCCGAAAAGGAATCAGGCGTCACGTTCACGATGCCCATCAGCAGGGTTCGCTTGCCGAGCAGGAATTCTCCTCCCCGGTATTCCCACACCCGTGCGGTGGTGGCCTCAGCTTCCATTCATCAGGTGCAGTGCTTCCAGCCGCGTCGCTTCCTTGCCCATGGCACCGCGCACCGCCGACGTAATCGTCCAGCTTCCGTGCACCTTTTCGCCGCGCATCATCAAACACAAGTGCTGTGCGCGCACAACCACAAACACGCCCATCGGTCCCAGCTTATGCATCAGCGCGTCGGCCAGCCCCGTCGTCATGGTTTCCTGAAGCTGTGGACGCTGCGCGAAAATCCGCACGATGCGCGCCAGCGACGAGAAACCCGTGACCATGGCATCCTTGGGAATGTAGGCAATCGACACGAATCCCCAGAAGGGCAGCAGATGGTGCTCGCACATGGAATAAAACGGGATGTCGCGATGGATAATCATCTCATGGTGCTCGGCCGGAAACAGCTTTAATTCCATTTCCGGGTCCTTGCCCAAACCAGAGAAGACCTCTTCGTACATTTCCGCGACACGGCGCGGCGTTTCAACCAGCCCAAGGCGTGTCGGATCCTCGCCGATGCCTTCCAGCATCAACCGGACACCGGCCTCAATTTTGTTTCGGTCTACCAAAGCTGTCCACCGGCAAAGGTTTAAGGTTGAAACGCACAATTTCTTCCTGCCCGGCACGCAGGTCCACCTTCACGTTGGCGGGGCCGTCAGGCACGTAGCCGTACTTCGTCACCGTAATCAGGTGCGGACCCACCGGGATATGATCCAGGCGCGAGTTCGTATGCAACTCCGTGGGCGATCCGTTCAGCACAATGGTCGCCCCCGGCACGTTGGAAATCACCTGAATGCTGCCCGTACGGTCGCGCATCAAAATAATCAGTAGTGTGACCGCAAGAAACGCCAGCACGACGAGGAGCACCAGGCGGTTGCGCACGCGCCGCTGTCCCGCTTCCAGTTCCTCCATGTCCACGGGAATCTGACTTTCCCGCTCCCGGATCTCGTCGTCGGTCAGCCACTCGACCTCGCCGTCCTCGTTTTCGACGCGCTGATAGCCGCCCCGTGACAGGTAGTAGGCTTCAATTTCCTCTTCAATAATCCGCCGCCGGTCCTCCGGCATCCCCGCGGAACCGTGCTGCATCCGCGCCGGTCCGGCTCCGCGCATCTGCTCGCGGCTCTCCAGTTCCTTGCGGATCAGGTGACGAAGTTCTTCTTCTTCCCGATGGTCCATGAAGCCTTATGCTGAGGTTGGTGACGCGCCGTCGCCGCGCTGCTCGCGGGCCATCGTAACATCCGCCGAGGACGGAATCCCCAGCGTCGCTTCGATTTCCGCCGCGTCCAAAGATTCATTCTCAACCAGCGTCGTTGCCAGTTTATGCAAACGGTCGGATTCGCGGGAGAGAATCTCCGCCGCCCGGCGTTCCGCCGTCTCCACGATAGTTCGCACGGCTTCGTCAATCGCCGTGGCCGTCTGGTCGCTGTAATCCTGCACGTGATTGTAGTCGCGTCCAAGGAACACTTCTTCCTCTTTGCGGCCATACGTCAAAGGCCCGAGGGCATCCGACATGCCCCACTGCGTGACCATCGTCTTGGCAATATCCGTGGCGCGTTTCAGGTCGTCGGAAGCCCCGCTGGTGAACTCGTCGAACACGAGTTTCTCCGCCACGCGTCCGCCCATCAGAATCGCCAACCGGCCTTCCAGATAGGTTCGCGAGTAGCTGTGCTTGTCGTCCAGCGGCACAAAATGCGTCACGCCCATGGCTCGCCCGCGCGGAATGATAGTCACCTTATGCACCGGATCCTGACCCGGCACAAATTTGGCCACCAGCACGTGTCCCGCCTCGTGATACGCCGTCGTCTTTTTCTCGTAATCGGAAATGACAGCCGACTTCCGCTCCACGCCCATCAGGACCTTGTCCTTTGCGGATTCGAGGTCTTCCATCGTGATCGATTCCGCGTCGTGCCGTGCGGCCAGAAGCGCCGCCTCGTTCATCAAATTCGACAACTCCGCACCCGCCATGCCGGGAGTGCTCTTGGCAATGGTCTCCAAATCGACGTCATCGGCCAGTGGCTTGTTCTTGGCGTGAACCTTCAGAATACCCAACCGGCCTCGCACGTCGGGACGGTCCACCACGATCTGGCGGTCAAAACGCCCCGGCCTGAGCAGCGCCGGATCCAGAATATCAGGGCGGTTCGTGGCGGCAATCAAAATGACGCCGTCGTTGTCTTCGAAGCCGTCCATCTCAATCAGAAGCTGATTCAGCGTCTGCTCGCGTTCGTCATGCCCGCCGCCAAGGCCCGCTCCACGGTGCCGTCCCACGGCGTCGATTTCGTCG from bacterium encodes the following:
- the folE gene encoding GTP cyclohydrolase I FolE, which gives rise to MVDRNKIEAGVRLMLEGIGEDPTRLGLVETPRRVAEMYEEVFSGLGKDPEMELKLFPAEHHEMIIHRDIPFYSMCEHHLLPFWGFVSIAYIPKDAMVTGFSSLARIVRIFAQRPQLQETMTTGLADALMHKLGPMGVFVVVRAQHLCLMMRGEKVHGSWTITSAVRGAMGKEATRLEALHLMNGS
- the ftsH gene encoding ATP-dependent zinc metalloprotease FtsH, whose amino-acid sequence is MSSSEQNPDGKRDPKRKKPPEDRIEWRRATHTLYILLLVVLALIVVSQLFQHRAADVEIPYYRFEQQVAAGEVREGTIVGQVLHGFYKNGKQFHTTLPQDVDDLMVQRLLKSGVALDSKIKRPDLGTYLIGALPWLVMIAFFVFMLGRMQGGMGPKGLFSFGKSKAKLMTDSKSKTTFANVAGAEEAKEELGEIISFLKNPRKFVKLGGRIPRGCLLLGPPGTGKTLLAKAVAGEAGVPFYSISGAEFVEMFVGVGASRVRDLFETGKKNAPCIIFVDEIDAVGRHRGAGLGGGHDEREQTLNQLLIEMDGFEDNDGVILIAATNRPDILDPALLRPGRFDRQIVVDRPDVRGRLGILKVHAKNKPLADDVDLETIAKSTPGMAGAELSNLMNEAALLAARHDAESITMEDLESAKDKVLMGVERKSAVISDYEKKTTAYHEAGHVLVAKFVPGQDPVHKVTIIPRGRAMGVTHFVPLDDKHSYSRTYLEGRLAILMGGRVAEKLVFDEFTSGASDDLKRATDIAKTMVTQWGMSDALGPLTYGRKEEEVFLGRDYNHVQDYSDQTATAIDEAVRTIVETAERRAAEILSRESDRLHKLATTLVENESLDAAEIEATLGIPSSADVTMAREQRGDGASPTSA
- a CDS encoding PEGA domain-containing protein codes for the protein MDHREEEELRHLIRKELESREQMRGAGPARMQHGSAGMPEDRRRIIEEEIEAYYLSRGGYQRVENEDGEVEWLTDDEIRERESQIPVDMEELEAGQRRVRNRLVLLVVLAFLAVTLLIILMRDRTGSIQVISNVPGATIVLNGSPTELHTNSRLDHIPVGPHLITVTKYGYVPDGPANVKVDLRAGQEEIVRFNLKPLPVDSFGRPKQN